The sequence below is a genomic window from Ottowia sp. SB7-C50.
ACCACGCCTGCCACCGTGCCTTTCATCATTCAAGTAGGCAGCAACGCTTCTGCTCCTTCCTACTGGCTGTCCGCCGTGCAGTGTCCTGCCGTGGGTGGCGGCACCCAACCGGCGATCAACGCTTGCATCCAAGGCGTCGCTTCGCCCACCCGTCCGGACGCCGCGGTAGGCAATCTGACCCTGACCAGCACCGGCGTCAAAGGTTGCTCGGGCACCACCACCGATTCTCGCTTGTGCTGGCCATGAATTTCCATACCAGCACTCGACGTGGTTTCACATTGATCGAGTTGATGGTGACCATCGCCATCGCCGCGACACTGATGCTTATCGCGGCACCCAGCTTCACCGAGTTTCAGCGCAATAGTCAGTTGAGCTCGCTCACCAACACCTTGATGGCTGCCGTCAATGCAGCGCGGGGCGAGGCCATGAAGCGGAATATGTATGCCTACGTGATGCCAGTTGATGGAGCGAATTGGTCCAGCGGCTGGCAGGTATTTGTGGATAAGGACTTAAGTCAGAGTTTTACCTCAGACGACGAGGTGGTCTTGGTTGTGCCGCCACCGCCTAGCTACATCACCGTGAGCGGAACGGGTACCTCAGCCGCAGGCACCCCTTTCATCATGTTCAATGGCTCGGGCTATCCCGGGCTGGGCAACACCTTTGGCAACCTGACCTTCACGATTGCTCGCAACGATGTGACCAGCAACCAGCAAGCGACGCAAACCCGCCGGCTCATCATCGCCAATTCGGGGCGCGTACGCACTTGCCGACCGGACAAAGACAGCAGTTGCACGGCATCCGCCAATCAGTAAGCAACCGACGCCGGGCGAACGCCTATAAATGGCTGGACATTGCAGCCTCCCTTTGTCCGGTCACGGTCCGTAGTGCTGGGTTCACCGAACCAAAGCAGCGACAATGGCGCCCCCATGAAACCCTTTCTGCGCCAACAACTGGCACGCTACACTGACCGCCTGGCCGAGCTCGACTTTCTGCTGACGCGCGCCGACATCATGGCCGACATGTCGCAGTTCATGAAGCTGTCGCGCGAGCACACCGAGGTGGCGGCGGTGGCCGGGCGCTGGGCGCGCTATCTGCAGCGCGAAAAGGACCTGGCCGCCGCGCAGGAGATGCTTGACGATGCCGACATGGCCGAGATGGCGCGCGAGGAAATGGGCGCTGCCGAGGCCGAACTGGCCAGCCTGCAGGCCGAATTGCAGCGCATGCTGCTGCCCAAGGACCCGGACGATGCGCGCAACGCCTTCATCGAGATTCGCGCCGGCACG
It includes:
- a CDS encoding GspH/FimT family pseudopilin is translated as MNFHTSTRRGFTLIELMVTIAIAATLMLIAAPSFTEFQRNSQLSSLTNTLMAAVNAARGEAMKRNMYAYVMPVDGANWSSGWQVFVDKDLSQSFTSDDEVVLVVPPPPSYITVSGTGTSAAGTPFIMFNGSGYPGLGNTFGNLTFTIARNDVTSNQQATQTRRLIIANSGRVRTCRPDKDSSCTASANQ